gtgtgtgttggggggatgagtgattgtgtgtgtgtgtgtgtgtgttgggggtgtgtgggggtgtgtgtgtgtgtgttggggggatgagtgattgtgtgtgtgtgtgtgttgggggtgtgtgtgtgtgtgtgtgttggggggatgagtgattgtgtgtgtgtgtgtgttgggggtgtgtgtgtgtgtgtgttggggggatgagtgattgtgtgtgtgtgttgggtgtgtgtgtgtgtgtgtgttgggggtgtgtgtgtgtgtgtgtgtgtgtgtgttggggggatgagtgattgtgtgtgtgtgtgtgtgtgtgtgtgttgggtgtgtgtgtgtgtgtgttggggggatgagtgattgtgtgtgtgtgtgtgtgtgttgggtgtgtgtgtgtgtgtgtgtgttggggggatgagtgattgtgtgtgtgtgtgtgtgtgtgtgttgggggtgtgtgtgtgtgtgtgttgggggtgtgtgtgtgtgtgtgtgtgtgtgtgttggggggatgagtgagtgtgtgttgggggtgtgtgtgtgtgtgtgtgtgttggggggatgagtgagtgtgtgtgtgttgggggtgtgtgtgtgtgtgtgtgtgtgtgtgtgtgtgtgttggggggatgagtgattgtgtgtgtgtgtgtgtgttgggggatgagtgattgtgtgtgtgtgtgttgggggtgtgtgtgtgtgtgtgttgggtgtgtgtgtgtgtgttggggggatgagtgattgtgtgtgtgtgttgggtgtgtgtgtgtgtgtgttggggggatgAGTgattgggtgtgtgtgttgggggtgtgtgtgtgtgttgggggtgtgtgtgtgtgtgtgttggggggatgagtgattgtgtgtgtgtgtgttgggggtgtgtgtgtgtgtgtgttggggggatgagtgattgtgtgtgtgtgtgtgtgttgggtgtgtgtgtgtgtgtgtgtgtgtgtgtgtgtgtgtgtgtgttggggggatgagtgattgtgtgtgtgtgtgttgggggtgtgtgtgtgtgtgttgggggtgtgtgtgtgtgttggggggatgagtgattgtgtgtgtgtgttgggggtgtgtgtgtgtgtgtgtgtgtgttggggggatgagtgattgtgtgtgtgtgttgggggtgtgtgtgtgtgtgtgttggggggatgagtgattgtgtgtgtgtgtgtgttgggtgtgtgtgtgtgtgttgggggtgtgtgtgtgtgtgtgtgtgtgtgtgtgtgtgttggggggatgagtgattgtgtgtgtgtgtgtgtgttgggggtgtgtgtgtgtgtgtgtgtgttggggggatgagtgattgtgtgtgtgtgtgtgtgtgtgtgtgttgtgtgtgtgtgtgtgtgtgtgttgtgtgtgtgtgtgtgtgtgtgtgtgtgtgtgtgtgtgtgttggtgggatgagtgattgtgtgtgtgtgtgtgtgtgtgtgtgtgtgttgggtgtgtgtgtgtgtgtgtgtgtgtgtgtgtgtgtgtgtgtgtgtgtgtgtgtgtgtgtgtgtgttgggggggggtttCTGTTGATAGTTTATCGGTCAGATCAAATCGGGTGCGGCTCGACCTGCAGTGGAACTTTAAACCTGTTAGAACTTTCCGTATTTTAAGCTCAGTGTGTGACGGAGAGGTCGAGTGGTTAGCAGTGAGTCGCTGAGGCTCAGCTGTTTTCTGTATGTGATGGTAAAAGAACCGTAAGTCTGAGAAAATGTTCTGCCTCAGTGTCTTTACCTTCAGAATGGGTTTAAAAACACTTCCTACAAAGGAGAGAACACAAATAACGACTGTAGAATCTGCATTGATTGTGTTTCGTTAATGACTTAATTTGCTACTCATTCAAAAATTACACAACTTGAATTGTTATATATGTTTAAACTTTCAttaacattattgttattatagaaatataattatactttattattaatcatatttacatttataatgttAAAGCAAAGCACGTACAGTGCTTTAATCTTTCATACGTTAGTCATatataattaatcatttaaatgctgTCACACATTAATGCAAGACTTTCTAATAAAGGAAAACATTCttaaccagttcatgtaggaactttctgtaggagcttttagagggacgcctggttcccatcaccaccactgtgaacagctctgactgtaGAACAGAGAATTTCATACCAAACCGCTCCGAACGACTTGCATCTTATTCGtctaattatgcaggaattctgAGAATGTGGTAGAGTTGTCCTTTATAAGGTGTCTCTCTTTGGTAGACCCTGACTCGGCTGCAGTATGTGGAACAGTGAGCAAGGCTCTGAGAGGTGGGAGACGCCCCCCATGCAGACCAGGCCATATCAGGAGCGCTGCGTCGACCCGGTCGAGCCCGAGAGCCACCCCCCCGGAGCGCTCCACAAAATCCGGCACAAGGACGCAAACGGGAACACCGCCGAGCCAGAGACAGTCGTGTTCCTGCCCGCAAAAGCAGAGCCcacgtctggttcctgtgtCTGCGCTCCCTGCGTCTCACTGAGCGGCTGCAGGACGCTGGTGTGCAGCGTGCTGACCTGCGGGCTGTACCGGGTCTGCAGGCGTCTGCCCTGCCTGCCGTCCGGCGAGAGCTCAGGAGACGACGTGGAAGCCGCGAGGGGTGTGTCCTCAGTGCCGGACGGGAACGGCTTCTATCCCGACCTCCGTATTGGAGGAGTTAAAGTGGACACATCAGTTATCAAGGAGGAGCGTGAGCAGGTCTCATTCAGCCCCTCCAGAACCGAGCCAGACAGTCCCACCTACCCGAGCAGCAGCATCCGCTTCGACAGCCTGCAGGACGAGCACTTAGTTTACGGAGACCTGGACGAGGACGTGGACTCGCTCATCACCCGGAAGCTCCTGGAGGTTTTCTCCGAGTTTGAGATCAACGAGCTGGCGAAGTGCACCTCGGACTCCATGTTCCTGAAGCGCTCTCAGGAGATCAGCCAGCTCATCTCCGACATCGTTCAGGAGCACAACATCAAGGAGCAGGAGGCAGAGTGCCGGCTGGTGCGCGAGATCATACGCATCAGCACGCGCAAGAGCAAGAAGAAGCTGCCCTTCAGACCGCAGGAGCCACAGAGGGACAGCGGCAACGACACCTGGAGGAGCAGCAAGAGGAGCAGCAAGAAGAGCAGCTTCAACTCCGTCAGTGACGGCAGTAAGTGGCACCAATCTCACTCACAGGTCACTGCGGTCTTCCTTAAAGAGGAGTCCACCCAGAACtctgtgaggtgtaatcagagccattcagagcagtttggacTGAAGCGGTTCAGGcgtctttccagtggtggtcatgggaaccaggcgtcgccatgactacaacacagatatagacactttatttaccatccagaaccaccagagaacctacacgagtctttgTCTCACTAGGTCCTGCATGAGTTCCTTCACCATAAATGGAGTTTAAAAATGCGTTTTAGATCAAAACCTTTCATAATAAGTTTGTCTAGAACAGATTGTTTctcaccaaactgctctgaactgctctgtttacgtcttaaccactgaattgtggaagaattttgaaaaataggtggGCTTCCTTTTTTCACACAGCCCCAaatgcagtcgatcagccagAACACGTGCCTAAACATTCAGTGTCCAAGCTTTGCGTCTTTAGTTTAGAAATGGAGCTGCTAGGCTAACAGTGCTAACAAATGCTGAAAATCAACAGCCCCCAAACCGGTTTCCACAAACTCGGTCCAGAACCTTCGTGGATTTGCTCCAGTTTACGTTAATAAGCTATATAAACATCTTTaagaaaaacagtatttgccAAGATGTCATGGACAGAACTTGGGGATTTAAGATGAAATTGAAACGGCATCATCATCTGCATGACGTCCTGCTTCACGGTGCTGCTGCACAGGTCCGCGCCGTTAGCAGTTACAAGGTTGATCCCTGTAAGACAGTTAGAAGTTGCATATTTAATAAGAATAAACCCACAAAACTGAGG
This portion of the Pygocentrus nattereri isolate fPygNat1 chromosome 1, fPygNat1.pri, whole genome shotgun sequence genome encodes:
- the kdf1b gene encoding keratinocyte differentiation factor 1, which produces MWNSEQGSERWETPPMQTRPYQERCVDPVEPESHPPGALHKIRHKDANGNTAEPETVVFLPAKAEPTSGSCVCAPCVSLSGCRTLVCSVLTCGLYRVCRRLPCLPSGESSGDDVEAARGVSSVPDGNGFYPDLRIGGVKVDTSVIKEEREQVSFSPSRTEPDSPTYPSSSIRFDSLQDEHLVYGDLDEDVDSLITRKLLEVFSEFEINELAKCTSDSMFLKRSQEISQLISDIVQEHNIKEQEAECRLVREIIRISTRKSKKKLPFRPQEPQRDSGNDTWRSSKRSSKKSSFNSVSDGSLKISVERSDDVEARRLRMNSDQSYSPSSPVPLSPSSAVTSDTPLLPHSGRV